One region of Culex pipiens pallens isolate TS chromosome 2, TS_CPP_V2, whole genome shotgun sequence genomic DNA includes:
- the LOC120414960 gene encoding uncharacterized protein LOC120414960 has product MKHSTVLSIIVPFAAVLASCSAAAAQQEVVQGMLRADPPVAYPEKACDGTRSAACTTCNQLKVCVTADAAMDAMNIRQDCPAALPYCSMSATVSGAVCQKTPDAGVADCATVSTNFKCTGVGFFANPNSCQLYHYCTGPGATAENYDCPDGYKFSSKVNACAISVGTCPTLTCKVDNPDSVYMALPSDSQYYVYCSYDKAVTPAKLMDTFVFSCGQGSTYNPATGRCVFTCPKDGLYANSANLKQYYQCYLSGGRLIYKDLVCAADQMFDAVTKRCIKAV; this is encoded by the exons ATGAAGCACTCAACAGTGTTGTCTATCATAGTTCCGTTCGCTGCCGTTCTG GCCAGTtgctcagcagcagcagctcaacAGGAAGTCGTGCAGGGAATGCTGCGCGCCGATCCTCCAGTCGCATATCCGGAGAAGGCTTGCGATGGAACGCGTTCGGCGGCCTGCACCACGTGTAACCAGCTCAAGGTGTGCGTCACTGCGGACGCAGCCATGGACGCTATGAACATTAGACAGGACTGCCCGGCTGCCCTTCCGTACTGCAGCATGTCGGCGACTGTCTCCGGTGCCGTTTGCCAGAAAACTCCGGACGCCGGTGTGGCGGATTGTGCCACGGTTTCGACCAACTTTAAGTGCACCGGAGTTGGGTTCTTCGCGAATCCGAATTCCTGCCAACTGTACCACTACTGTACGGGTCCGGGAGCCACTGCAGAGAACTATGACTGTCCCGATGGTTACAAGTTCAGCAGCAAGGTCAATGCCTGCGCCATATCCGTCGGAACTTGCCCGACGCTCACCTGCAAAGTGGACAATCCGGATTCGGTCTATATGGCTCTGCCGTCCGATTCCCAGTACTATGTGTACTGCTCGTACGACAAGGCCGTCACTCCGGCCAAGCTAATGGACACGTTCGTCTTTTCCTGCGGTCAGGGATCCACGTACAATCCGGCCACTGGACGATGCGTGTTTACGTGCCCCAAGGACGGTCTGTACGCCAACAGTGCCAACCTCAAGCAGTACTACCAGTGTTACCTGTCCGGTGGAAGGCTCATCTATAAGGATTTGGTCTGCGCCGCTGACCAGATGTTCGATGCTGTCACCAAGCGATGTATCAAGGCGGTTTAG